In the Leifsonia sp. 466MF genome, one interval contains:
- a CDS encoding DUF6458 family protein, whose product MSLGAGIFLVVVGAILAFAINVQVAWIDLHLVGYILMFAGVIGIIIGIVLLTRRRTSVATTRTAVDPATGERVTRRTGESDDIV is encoded by the coding sequence ATGAGCCTCGGCGCTGGCATCTTCCTGGTCGTGGTGGGCGCGATCCTCGCGTTCGCAATCAACGTCCAGGTGGCCTGGATCGATCTCCACCTGGTGGGCTACATCCTGATGTTCGCCGGCGTCATCGGCATCATCATCGGGATCGTGCTGCTCACTCGGCGTCGCACCTCCGTCGCCACCACCCGCACGGCCGTCGATCCTGCGACGGGCGAGCGCGTGACGCGCCGGACGGGCGAGTCGGACGACATCGTCTGA
- a CDS encoding MarR family winged helix-turn-helix transcriptional regulator: protein MKHEPETPRPDTAVLEALQVYRAAEAAMRRRTGAAMGIGENDLLALRLILDNTSAGRPTFAKDISAYLGVSSASTTLLIDRLVRDGFVERRQSTVDKRSVELVPTLAAQGDTGPLLAAAQEQIAAATAELSPDEAETVTRFLTKMRQTVDRIAAERAAARPKRT from the coding sequence GTGAAGCACGAACCGGAGACGCCGCGGCCGGACACGGCCGTGCTCGAGGCGTTGCAGGTCTACCGTGCGGCCGAGGCGGCAATGCGTCGCCGCACGGGGGCGGCCATGGGGATCGGCGAGAACGATCTGCTCGCCCTCCGGCTCATCCTCGACAACACGTCGGCCGGCCGACCGACCTTCGCCAAGGACATCAGCGCCTACCTCGGCGTCTCGAGCGCATCCACCACCCTGCTCATCGACCGGCTCGTGCGCGACGGATTCGTCGAACGACGGCAGAGCACCGTCGACAAGCGCTCCGTCGAGCTCGTCCCGACGCTGGCCGCGCAGGGCGACACCGGCCCGCTGCTGGCTGCGGCGCAGGAGCAGATCGCCGCCGCGACCGCCGAGCTCAGCCCGGACGAAGCGGAGACCGTCACGCGTTTCCTCACCAAGATGCGCCAGACCGTCGACCGCATCGCCGCGGAACGAGCCGCCGCTAGGCCGAAACGAACGTGA
- a CDS encoding serine/threonine-protein kinase, with the protein MDDRVLLDRYELKDRLGRGGMATVFRAHDRRLDREVAVKVFTSGAAVDDARRRTEATMLARLSHPHLVALHDAHLAADGDTTPSFLVMELVDGEDLRSRLERGPLPPEDAVEIAVGIAEALVVVHEAGMVHRDLKPGNILLADASVPGGRPVVKLADFGIAHLIGSERITTVGTVIGTAGYLSPEQIFGGEPGPSADIYSLGLVVLEALTGVREFPGTPVEAVAARSARDPRIPSSLPEDWRGFLGAMTAREPSIRPTAWEVAVMARELAPQLAGWRADEPDAATVAAAIGGGAPGGTSAAAIGDAAGDHDAPTRILPTSARRDPDRSGETPSRSRRRGLLVGGVAAAAVLVTASALALGSMMAPAAQPETVTTPRPTPSVTAPPTTVAPATTTETTDPETTTPSEDPGPATSPSDDKTGPGKDKGPGKDAPGGGPGKNGGKGKG; encoded by the coding sequence GTGGACGACAGAGTGCTTCTCGACCGCTACGAGCTGAAGGACCGACTGGGCCGCGGCGGCATGGCGACGGTCTTCCGCGCGCACGACAGGCGCCTGGATCGCGAGGTCGCCGTGAAGGTCTTCACCTCCGGCGCCGCCGTCGACGATGCGCGGCGGCGCACCGAGGCGACGATGCTCGCGCGGCTGAGCCACCCGCACCTGGTGGCGCTGCACGACGCGCACCTGGCAGCGGACGGGGATACGACGCCGAGCTTCCTGGTGATGGAGCTGGTCGACGGGGAGGACCTCCGCTCCCGGCTCGAACGCGGACCGCTTCCTCCGGAGGATGCGGTCGAGATCGCCGTCGGGATCGCGGAAGCGCTCGTGGTGGTCCACGAGGCGGGAATGGTCCACCGCGACCTCAAGCCCGGCAACATCCTGCTGGCCGACGCGAGCGTGCCCGGCGGCCGGCCGGTTGTGAAGCTCGCCGACTTCGGCATCGCGCACCTGATCGGCTCGGAGCGGATCACGACCGTCGGAACGGTCATCGGCACCGCGGGCTACCTGAGCCCGGAGCAGATCTTCGGGGGCGAGCCGGGGCCGTCTGCGGACATCTACTCGCTCGGCCTCGTCGTGCTGGAGGCGCTGACCGGCGTCCGGGAGTTCCCCGGCACGCCCGTGGAGGCGGTGGCCGCCCGCTCGGCGCGCGACCCGCGCATCCCCTCGTCGCTGCCGGAGGACTGGCGCGGCTTCCTCGGCGCCATGACGGCCCGCGAACCGTCGATCCGGCCCACCGCCTGGGAGGTGGCGGTGATGGCGCGCGAGCTCGCGCCGCAGCTGGCCGGGTGGCGGGCGGATGAGCCGGATGCGGCGACCGTGGCGGCTGCGATCGGCGGCGGGGCTCCCGGGGGGACGTCGGCCGCGGCGATCGGCGATGCGGCGGGAGACCACGATGCGCCGACGCGCATCCTCCCGACGTCCGCGCGCAGGGATCCGGATCGCAGCGGCGAGACACCGTCGCGTAGTCGTCGCCGGGGGTTGCTGGTCGGCGGTGTGGCGGCGGCCGCTGTCCTCGTGACCGCATCCGCACTGGCGCTCGGTTCGATGATGGCGCCCGCCGCGCAACCCGAGACGGTCACGACGCCGCGCCCGACTCCCAGTGTGACCGCCCCGCCCACCACGGTCGCTCCTGCTACGACGACGGAGACGACGGATCCGGAGACGACGACGCCCAGTGAGGATCCGGGGCCGGCGACCAGCCCCTCGGACGACAAGACGGGTCCCGGCAAGGACAAGGGGCCGGGAAAGGACGCCCCGGGTGGCGGCCCGGGCAAGAACGGCGGCAAGGGCAAAGGCTGA
- a CDS encoding diacylglycerol/lipid kinase family protein, producing MPEQTRTAAIVVNPVKVDAPALREALRAAEERHGWAETLWIETTEDDPGSGQTEQALERNVDVVIAAGGDGTVRTVAEKLQGTGVPLALLPSGTGNLLARNLNLTLDDVGHALDSAFDGENRSIDVGVIELRDGSGPTRKHSYLVMAGVGIDAQMIAATDDDLKARHGWLAYVKAIGKVLRDKNELRLRYRLDDKGVRSVRAHTVLIGNCGSLPANILLLPEAAVDDGEFDIVVLRPEGFVGWVQIAVKIFWENGVLRRTTVGRRLMGADKEVRAMNYLKGREFVMRLSRPQEVDLDGDLFGRASALRTWVDPSSLMVKVPRSWS from the coding sequence ATGCCCGAGCAAACGAGGACCGCCGCGATCGTCGTGAACCCGGTGAAGGTGGATGCGCCCGCCCTGCGCGAGGCGCTCCGAGCCGCCGAAGAACGGCACGGCTGGGCGGAGACGCTCTGGATCGAGACCACCGAGGACGACCCGGGCTCCGGGCAGACCGAGCAGGCGCTCGAGCGCAACGTGGATGTCGTCATCGCTGCCGGCGGTGACGGAACCGTCCGCACGGTCGCCGAGAAGCTTCAGGGCACCGGTGTGCCGCTGGCGCTGCTGCCCTCCGGCACGGGCAACCTGCTCGCGCGGAACCTGAACCTCACGCTCGACGACGTGGGCCATGCCCTCGACTCGGCGTTCGACGGAGAGAACCGGTCCATCGATGTCGGCGTGATCGAGCTGCGCGACGGGAGCGGTCCGACGCGCAAGCACTCCTACCTCGTGATGGCCGGCGTCGGGATCGACGCCCAGATGATCGCCGCCACCGACGACGACCTCAAGGCCCGGCACGGCTGGCTCGCCTATGTGAAGGCGATCGGGAAGGTGCTGCGCGACAAGAACGAGCTCCGCCTGCGCTACCGGCTCGACGACAAGGGCGTGCGCTCCGTGCGGGCCCACACGGTGCTGATCGGCAACTGCGGGTCGCTGCCCGCGAACATCCTGCTGCTTCCCGAGGCGGCCGTGGACGACGGGGAGTTCGACATCGTCGTGCTGCGCCCGGAGGGGTTCGTCGGCTGGGTCCAGATCGCCGTCAAGATCTTCTGGGAGAACGGCGTCCTCCGGCGCACCACCGTCGGCCGGCGGCTGATGGGCGCCGACAAGGAGGTGCGCGCGATGAACTACCTCAAGGGCCGCGAGTTCGTGATGCGGCTCAGCCGTCCCCAGGAGGTGGATCTCGACGGCGACCTGTTCGGCCGCGCGTCCGCTCTCCGCACCTGGGTCGACCCGTCGAGCCTGATGGTGAAGGTGCCGCGCTCGTGGAGCTGA
- the gap gene encoding type I glyceraldehyde-3-phosphate dehydrogenase — protein MTRIAINGFGRIGRNTLRALLERDSDLEVVAINDLTAPDTLAHLLKYDSSLGRLGRTVEVDGDALVVDGRRIRVLAEREPADLPWGELGVDVVLESTGRFTSAEAARAHLTAGAKRVLVSAPSDGADVTLAYGVNTDAFDPAQHVIVSNASCTTNALAPLAAVLDDLAGIEHGFMTTVHAYTQEQNLQDGPHRDLRRARAAAVNIVPTTTGAAKAIGLVLPQLDGKLSGDSIRVPVPVGSIVELNTTVERDVTRDEVLAAYRAAADGPLRGILDYADEPLVSSDITGQPASSIFDAALTRVDGRHVKVVAWYDNEWGFSNRVVDTLELLAR, from the coding sequence ATGACCCGCATCGCCATCAACGGTTTCGGCCGCATCGGCCGCAACACCCTCCGCGCGCTCCTCGAGCGCGACTCCGACCTCGAGGTCGTCGCCATCAACGATCTGACGGCGCCCGACACCCTTGCCCACCTCCTGAAGTACGACAGCTCCCTCGGCCGCCTGGGCCGCACCGTCGAGGTCGACGGGGACGCTCTCGTCGTCGACGGCCGCCGCATCCGCGTGCTGGCGGAGCGCGAGCCCGCCGACCTGCCGTGGGGCGAGCTCGGCGTGGATGTCGTGCTCGAGTCCACCGGACGCTTCACCTCCGCAGAGGCCGCCCGGGCACACCTCACTGCCGGCGCGAAGCGCGTGCTGGTCAGCGCGCCGTCCGACGGCGCCGACGTGACGCTGGCCTACGGCGTCAACACCGACGCCTTCGACCCCGCCCAGCACGTCATCGTGTCCAACGCCTCCTGCACCACGAACGCGCTCGCCCCGCTCGCGGCCGTCCTGGACGACCTGGCCGGAATCGAGCACGGCTTCATGACCACCGTCCACGCGTACACGCAGGAGCAGAACCTGCAGGACGGCCCGCACCGCGACCTCCGCCGTGCCCGTGCCGCCGCGGTCAACATCGTGCCGACCACGACCGGCGCCGCGAAGGCGATCGGCCTGGTGCTCCCGCAGCTCGACGGCAAGCTGTCGGGCGACTCCATCCGCGTCCCCGTTCCCGTCGGCTCCATCGTCGAGCTGAACACGACCGTCGAGCGCGACGTCACGCGCGACGAGGTGCTGGCCGCCTACCGTGCGGCTGCCGACGGACCGCTGCGCGGCATCCTCGACTACGCCGACGAGCCCCTCGTCTCCAGCGACATCACCGGCCAGCCGGCGTCGTCGATCTTCGACGCGGCGCTGACCCGCGTCGACGGACGACACGTCAAGGTCGTCGCCTGGTACGACAACGAGTGGGGCTTCTCCAACCGCGTGGTCGACACACTGGAGCTGCTCGCTCGCTAG
- a CDS encoding GlxA family transcriptional regulator yields MSGNHVVAVLVLEGAKPLDVGIPAQVFSNRPSMPYEVRVCGPTPGLITGGDGLSYHVAEGLEALTHADTVFVPGYRTPATTDPPAAVVDALLAAHQRGARLAAISTGAFALAATGLLDGKRATTHWHYTRQLAKRYPLVRVDENVLFVDEGDILTSAGAASGIDLCLHLVRRDHGVGLSNRVARRLVAAPYRSGGQAQFVPRSVPEPLGDLFAETREWALAHLAEPLTLESLARNARVSARTFSRRFVEDTGYTPMQWVLRARVDLARELLERSDLGVDQIAAQVGLGTAANLRMHFHRILGTSPTEYRRTFSA; encoded by the coding sequence GTGAGCGGCAACCACGTCGTCGCGGTGCTCGTGCTGGAGGGCGCGAAGCCGCTCGACGTCGGCATCCCGGCCCAGGTGTTCTCGAACCGGCCGAGCATGCCGTACGAGGTGCGCGTGTGCGGCCCCACCCCGGGACTCATCACCGGGGGCGACGGCCTCTCGTACCACGTCGCGGAGGGCCTGGAGGCGCTGACGCACGCCGACACCGTCTTCGTGCCCGGCTATCGCACGCCGGCGACCACCGATCCGCCTGCCGCGGTGGTGGATGCCCTGCTCGCCGCCCACCAGCGCGGCGCGCGCCTCGCGGCGATCTCCACCGGAGCCTTCGCCCTCGCGGCGACCGGCCTGCTCGACGGGAAGCGCGCGACGACGCACTGGCACTACACGCGCCAGCTGGCGAAGCGGTATCCGCTGGTGCGGGTGGACGAGAACGTGCTCTTCGTGGACGAGGGCGACATCCTCACCTCCGCCGGCGCGGCCTCCGGCATCGACCTGTGTCTCCATCTGGTGCGGCGCGACCATGGCGTCGGTCTCTCCAACCGGGTCGCCCGCCGCCTCGTCGCCGCGCCGTACCGCAGCGGGGGGCAGGCGCAGTTCGTCCCGCGCAGCGTTCCCGAGCCGCTGGGCGACCTGTTCGCCGAGACCCGTGAGTGGGCGCTCGCGCACCTCGCCGAGCCGCTGACGCTCGAGAGCCTGGCGCGCAACGCCCGCGTCTCCGCCCGCACCTTCTCGCGGCGGTTCGTGGAGGACACCGGCTACACGCCGATGCAGTGGGTCCTCCGCGCCCGCGTCGACCTCGCGCGGGAACTGCTGGAGCGCTCCGACCTGGGCGTCGACCAGATCGCCGCGCAGGTCGGGCTCGGCACGGCGGCGAACCTCCGGATGCATTTCCACCGCATCCTCGGCACCTCGCCGACGGAGTACCGCCGCACGTTCTCGGCCTGA
- a CDS encoding MarR family winged helix-turn-helix transcriptional regulator, translating to MDAHAAEAEEHRPENWPLGRLLGAASRAVERAWADALEERGLTHAGLIVLHLLELGFDSQSDLARMAHVEPQTMSRTVDRLEREGLVTRAPDPGDRRRHVLAITEAGRTAFAGVRGLEDEVFPAVDDPAAFRAALLQIVTARP from the coding sequence ATGGATGCGCACGCGGCGGAAGCGGAGGAGCACCGCCCCGAGAACTGGCCGCTCGGCCGGCTGCTCGGCGCCGCCTCCCGAGCCGTGGAGCGTGCCTGGGCGGATGCCCTGGAGGAGCGCGGCCTCACCCACGCCGGTCTGATCGTGCTGCATCTGCTCGAGCTCGGCTTCGACTCCCAGTCGGATCTCGCCCGGATGGCGCACGTCGAGCCGCAGACGATGTCGCGCACGGTCGACCGCCTGGAGCGCGAGGGCCTGGTCACCCGCGCCCCCGACCCGGGCGACCGGCGCCGCCACGTCCTCGCGATCACCGAAGCGGGGCGGACGGCGTTCGCGGGCGTCCGCGGGCTCGAGGACGAGGTGTTCCCGGCGGTCGACGACCCGGCGGCGTTCCGCGCGGCCCTGCTGCAGATCGTCACCGCCCGCCCGTGA
- the argG gene encoding argininosuccinate synthase, whose amino-acid sequence MSKVLSSLPVGERVGIAFSGGLDTSCAVAWMREKGAVPCTYTADIGQYDEPDIDAVPGRAKEYGAEIARLVDAKRALVEEGLIALQCGAFHIRSAGKTYFNTTPLGRAVTGVMLVRAMMDDGVEIWGDGSTYKGNDIERFYRYGLIANPRLRIYKPWLDSAFVEELGGRTEMSEWLVARGFPYRDPSEKAYSTDANIWGATHEAKRLEELDAGLDIVDPIMGVAAWRDDVEVAPETVSVRFEAGRPVAINGVEFDDPVALVLEANAIGGRHGLGASDQIENRIIEAKSRGIYEAPGMALLHIAYERLLNAIHNEDTVANYHNEGRRLGRLMYEGRWLDPQSLMLRESLQRWVGSAITGEVTVRLRRGDDYTILDTTGPNLSYHPEKLSMERVGNSAFGPGDRIGQLTMRNLDIADSRSRLEQYAAAGLIGGPTGALVGELEEGHARSILEGVEPVDEELSREIDLSSEGAAFDSGTD is encoded by the coding sequence GTGTCCAAGGTTCTGAGCAGTCTGCCCGTCGGTGAACGAGTCGGCATCGCGTTCTCGGGAGGTCTCGACACCTCCTGCGCGGTCGCCTGGATGCGCGAGAAAGGCGCCGTGCCCTGCACGTACACCGCCGACATCGGCCAGTACGACGAGCCCGACATCGACGCGGTCCCCGGCCGCGCGAAGGAGTACGGCGCCGAGATCGCCCGGCTCGTCGACGCCAAGCGTGCGCTCGTCGAGGAGGGCCTGATCGCCCTGCAGTGCGGCGCCTTCCACATCCGCTCTGCAGGCAAGACCTACTTCAACACCACCCCGCTCGGTCGCGCGGTGACCGGCGTCATGCTGGTGCGCGCGATGATGGACGACGGGGTCGAGATCTGGGGCGACGGCTCCACCTACAAGGGCAACGACATCGAGCGGTTCTACCGCTACGGCCTCATCGCCAACCCGCGCCTGCGCATCTACAAGCCGTGGCTCGACTCCGCCTTCGTGGAGGAGCTCGGCGGGCGCACCGAGATGAGCGAGTGGCTCGTCGCCCGCGGCTTTCCGTACCGCGACCCGAGCGAGAAGGCCTACTCGACCGACGCGAACATCTGGGGCGCCACCCACGAGGCGAAGCGCCTGGAGGAGCTGGATGCCGGGCTCGACATCGTCGACCCGATCATGGGCGTCGCCGCGTGGCGCGACGACGTCGAGGTCGCCCCCGAGACGGTGTCCGTCCGCTTCGAGGCCGGTCGCCCTGTCGCCATCAACGGCGTCGAGTTCGACGACCCGGTGGCCCTGGTGCTCGAGGCGAACGCGATCGGCGGCCGCCACGGACTCGGTGCATCCGACCAGATCGAGAACCGCATCATCGAGGCCAAGAGCCGCGGAATCTACGAGGCGCCGGGCATGGCTCTGCTGCACATCGCCTACGAGCGGCTGCTCAACGCCATCCACAACGAGGACACGGTGGCGAACTACCACAACGAGGGCCGCCGCCTCGGTCGACTGATGTACGAGGGCCGCTGGCTCGACCCGCAGTCGCTGATGCTGCGCGAGTCGCTGCAGCGCTGGGTCGGCTCCGCCATCACCGGCGAGGTCACCGTGCGCCTGCGTCGCGGCGACGACTACACGATCCTCGACACGACCGGCCCCAACCTCAGCTACCACCCGGAGAAGCTGTCGATGGAGCGCGTCGGCAACTCGGCGTTCGGCCCGGGCGACCGCATCGGCCAGCTGACCATGCGCAACCTCGACATCGCCGATTCCCGTTCGCGGCTCGAGCAGTACGCCGCAGCCGGGCTCATCGGCGGTCCGACGGGCGCTCTGGTCGGCGAGCTGGAGGAGGGCCACGCGCGTTCGATCCTCGAAGGGGTCGAGCCCGTGGATGAGGAGCTTTCGCGCGAGATCGACCTCAGCTCCGAGGGTGCGGCGTTCGACTCCGGCACCGACTGA
- a CDS encoding MarR family winged helix-turn-helix transcriptional regulator encodes MSSSETPRPEAVPALETRASFLVSQLGLQSAQRFTAALAPLGITPNRFGVLVHLARQEGRTQQELATALGLHRNSMVGMIDDLEERGLVERRRHPDDRRAYAIHLTPAAHAVLEAGDRLADEQEEAMLAPLDAGERAALVATLTRLVAAAGYRAGVHPGLDARH; translated from the coding sequence ATGTCGTCCTCCGAGACCCCGCGGCCCGAGGCTGTGCCCGCGCTCGAGACCCGGGCCAGCTTCCTCGTGTCACAACTCGGCCTGCAGAGCGCCCAGCGCTTCACCGCGGCTCTCGCCCCGCTCGGCATCACCCCGAACCGGTTCGGGGTGCTCGTGCATCTCGCCCGTCAGGAGGGCCGCACGCAGCAGGAGCTCGCCACCGCCCTCGGCCTGCACCGCAATTCCATGGTCGGGATGATCGACGACCTGGAGGAGCGCGGCCTGGTCGAGCGTCGCCGCCACCCGGACGACCGCCGTGCGTACGCCATCCACCTCACTCCCGCGGCGCACGCCGTACTCGAGGCCGGCGATCGCCTGGCCGACGAGCAGGAGGAGGCGATGCTCGCGCCCCTCGACGCGGGAGAGCGCGCTGCGCTCGTCGCGACCCTCACCCGCCTCGTCGCCGCGGCCGGCTACCGGGCCGGTGTGCACCCCGGTCTTGACGCCCGCCACTGA
- a CDS encoding NAD(P)-dependent oxidoreductase produces the protein MKLTVFGASGRTGSQLVRQALDRGDEVAVVLRRPAEIDPRVTPVIVPDLSDTAAVRDAIAGSDAVLSAIGPRSRADAPVAAPATRAILAAHPGRIVVISAAPVAPPPADDSFISRRVALPLIGRVLRPVYDDLREMEAELAASDSVWTAFRPPMLTNGPATGRYRTRIGGSVPRGMTVSRADLAAAMLASLGRADTERAAVGIAR, from the coding sequence ATGAAGCTCACCGTCTTCGGCGCCAGCGGGCGCACCGGCAGCCAGCTCGTCCGGCAAGCGCTGGATCGAGGCGACGAGGTCGCGGTCGTCCTCCGCCGTCCGGCCGAGATCGACCCGCGAGTCACCCCGGTCATCGTCCCCGACCTCTCCGATACGGCGGCCGTCCGGGACGCGATCGCCGGGTCGGACGCCGTGCTGTCCGCGATCGGCCCGCGATCCCGCGCGGATGCGCCCGTCGCAGCGCCCGCCACGCGGGCGATCCTCGCCGCCCACCCCGGCCGCATCGTCGTCATCAGCGCAGCGCCGGTCGCACCTCCGCCCGCGGACGACAGCTTCATCAGCCGACGCGTTGCCCTGCCCCTCATCGGTCGCGTGCTGCGGCCGGTGTACGACGACCTGCGCGAGATGGAGGCCGAGCTCGCTGCCTCGGACAGCGTGTGGACGGCATTCCGGCCGCCGATGCTCACGAACGGGCCCGCGACGGGTCGCTATCGAACGCGCATCGGCGGTTCCGTCCCTCGCGGCATGACGGTGTCCCGGGCGGATCTCGCGGCGGCGATGCTGGCGAGCCTGGGCCGGGCGGACACCGAGCGCGCCGCCGTCGGCATCGCCCGCTGA
- a CDS encoding M15 family metallopeptidase, protein MHSSKSRLFGAALSVAAASIALSAVLAGCTSAPTGSLAQPASAGGSVVESGGLTDDDGYIADGTYLPLDSDLPAVTRLDPDLRSALEDAQSAMEAEGSGSAITIADGWRSERYQEHLFAQAVKQYGSEEEAEKWVKRGSDSAHVRGEAVDIADAGAMDYLNRFGAEWGLCQVYANEAWHFELRTAPGGTCPPQSPDGRG, encoded by the coding sequence ATGCATTCCTCGAAGTCCCGACTGTTCGGCGCCGCCCTGTCGGTGGCCGCCGCATCCATCGCCCTCAGCGCCGTCCTCGCCGGCTGCACCTCCGCGCCCACCGGTTCCCTCGCGCAGCCGGCGAGTGCGGGCGGATCGGTGGTCGAAAGCGGCGGCCTCACCGATGACGACGGATACATCGCGGACGGCACGTACCTCCCCCTCGACAGCGACCTCCCCGCCGTCACTCGGCTCGACCCGGACCTCCGCTCCGCACTGGAGGACGCGCAGTCCGCGATGGAGGCCGAGGGCAGCGGGTCCGCCATCACCATCGCCGACGGCTGGCGTTCCGAGCGGTACCAGGAGCACCTGTTCGCGCAGGCGGTGAAGCAATACGGCAGCGAGGAGGAGGCCGAGAAGTGGGTGAAGCGCGGCAGCGACTCCGCCCACGTCCGCGGCGAGGCGGTCGACATCGCCGACGCCGGCGCGATGGACTACCTCAACCGCTTCGGCGCCGAGTGGGGACTCTGCCAGGTCTACGCGAACGAGGCCTGGCACTTCGAGCTGCGCACGGCGCCGGGCGGCACCTGCCCGCCGCAGTCGCCCGACGGTCGCGGCTGA
- a CDS encoding amidase, translated as MTFDVVETPIAELRRALEAGETTSEELVTAYLARIDAYDTAGPRLNAVVVRNPDALTEARASEARRSRGQTLGPLDGIPYTAKDSYLARGLTAAAGSPAFEHLVAQRDAFTIERLRAGGAILLGLTNMPPMANGGMQRGVYGRAESPYNGDYLTAAFGSGSSNGSGTATAASFAAFGLGEETWSSGRAPASNNALCAYTPSRGIISVRGNWPLVPTMDVVVPHTRTVADLLEVLDVIVADDPETRGDFWRAQPWVPIPRASELRPASYPALAGSAPLAGRRFGVPRMYINADPEAGTGDGGPSGRGGIGGATGQRIETRPSVIALWERARRDLEAAGATVVEVDFPAVSNYEGDRAGAPSIATRGLVSPEFLRREIVDLSAWAWDDFLAANGDPALRTLADVDGERIFPHPEGALPDRYDGFEDDIADYPAWVRAHPGTALADIPELADGLRGLEETRRVDLEEWMDGLGLDAVVFPAVADVGPADMDVNPDSADLGWRNGVWVANGNLVPRHLGIPTVTVPMGTMDDIGMPVGLTFAGRAYDDARLLALAAAFEATGERRTEPSRTPRLG; from the coding sequence ATGACCTTCGACGTCGTCGAGACGCCCATCGCCGAGCTGCGGCGAGCGCTGGAGGCCGGCGAGACCACGAGCGAGGAGCTGGTCACCGCCTACCTCGCCCGGATCGACGCGTACGACACGGCCGGCCCGCGCCTCAACGCAGTAGTGGTCCGCAACCCGGACGCGCTCACGGAGGCGCGTGCCTCCGAGGCCCGGCGGTCGCGCGGCCAGACCCTCGGGCCGCTCGACGGCATCCCGTACACCGCGAAGGACAGCTACCTGGCGCGCGGGCTCACCGCGGCGGCGGGTTCCCCGGCGTTCGAGCACCTGGTCGCCCAGCGCGACGCGTTCACGATCGAGCGCCTGCGCGCCGGGGGCGCCATCCTCCTCGGCCTCACCAACATGCCGCCGATGGCGAACGGCGGGATGCAGCGCGGCGTCTACGGGCGCGCCGAGTCCCCCTACAACGGCGACTACCTCACCGCCGCGTTCGGCTCCGGTTCGTCGAACGGCTCCGGCACGGCCACCGCAGCCAGCTTCGCGGCGTTCGGCCTCGGCGAGGAGACGTGGTCGTCGGGCCGCGCCCCCGCATCCAACAACGCGCTGTGCGCCTACACGCCGTCGCGCGGCATCATCTCGGTGCGCGGCAACTGGCCCCTGGTGCCGACGATGGATGTGGTGGTGCCGCACACCCGCACCGTGGCGGACCTGCTCGAGGTGCTCGACGTGATCGTGGCCGACGACCCGGAGACCCGCGGGGACTTCTGGCGCGCGCAGCCGTGGGTGCCGATCCCGCGGGCGTCGGAGCTGCGGCCCGCGTCGTATCCCGCCCTCGCCGGGAGCGCCCCGCTCGCCGGACGGCGGTTCGGCGTGCCGCGGATGTACATCAACGCCGACCCGGAGGCGGGCACAGGCGACGGAGGACCGAGCGGCCGCGGTGGCATCGGGGGCGCGACCGGTCAGCGGATCGAGACGCGCCCGTCCGTCATCGCGCTGTGGGAGCGCGCCCGCCGCGACCTGGAGGCGGCCGGCGCGACGGTCGTCGAGGTCGACTTCCCGGCGGTCAGCAACTACGAGGGCGACCGGGCCGGCGCACCCTCCATCGCGACGCGCGGGCTGGTCAGCCCCGAGTTCCTGCGGCGAGAGATCGTCGACCTGTCGGCGTGGGCGTGGGACGACTTCCTCGCCGCCAACGGCGACCCGGCGCTCCGGACTCTCGCCGACGTCGACGGCGAGCGCATCTTCCCTCACCCGGAGGGCGCCCTGCCGGACCGCTACGACGGCTTCGAGGACGACATCGCCGACTACCCCGCCTGGGTGCGCGCGCATCCCGGCACGGCCCTCGCCGACATCCCCGAGCTGGCCGACGGCCTGCGCGGCCTCGAGGAGACCCGGCGCGTCGACCTGGAGGAGTGGATGGACGGGCTCGGTCTCGACGCCGTCGTCTTCCCCGCCGTCGCCGATGTGGGGCCGGCCGACATGGACGTGAACCCGGACTCGGCCGACCTCGGCTGGCGCAACGGCGTCTGGGTCGCGAACGGCAACCTCGTGCCGCGGCACCTCGGCATCCCGACCGTGACCGTGCCGATGGGCACGATGGACGACATCGGGATGCCGGTCGGACTCACCTTCGCCGGCCGCGCCTACGACGATGCCCGGCTGCTCGCCCTCGCCGCGGCGTTCGAGGCGACCGGCGAGCGGCGCACCGAGCCGTCGCGCACACCGCGCCTCGGGTAG